The following are from one region of the Achromobacter xylosoxidans genome:
- the pdxH gene encoding pyridoxamine 5'-phosphate oxidase, protein MSVSDLRQSYDKNVLLEGQAAASPFEQFTRWFDEALAAKVPEPNAMTLATVDASGQPSARIVLIKGFDERGFTFFTNYESRKGLDLQAEPRASLLFFWQPLERQVRIEGVVEKVAGDESDAYYHSRPAGSRIGAWASRQSQPITREELEAREQEFRERFGEQPPRPPHWGGYRLKPTAFEFWQGRPSRLHDRLRYVADGQAWKIERLSP, encoded by the coding sequence ATGTCCGTCTCTGATCTGCGTCAAAGCTACGACAAGAACGTGCTGCTCGAAGGCCAGGCTGCCGCCTCCCCGTTCGAGCAGTTCACCCGCTGGTTCGACGAGGCCCTGGCCGCCAAGGTCCCCGAACCCAACGCCATGACCCTGGCCACGGTGGACGCCAGCGGCCAGCCCAGCGCGCGCATCGTCCTGATCAAGGGCTTCGATGAGCGCGGGTTCACGTTCTTCACCAATTACGAATCCCGCAAGGGCCTGGACCTGCAGGCCGAGCCGCGCGCCAGCCTGCTGTTCTTCTGGCAGCCGCTGGAGCGCCAGGTCCGCATCGAAGGCGTGGTCGAAAAAGTGGCCGGCGACGAGTCGGACGCCTACTACCACAGCCGGCCCGCCGGTTCGCGCATCGGCGCCTGGGCCTCGCGCCAGAGCCAGCCCATCACCCGTGAAGAGCTGGAAGCCCGCGAACAGGAATTCCGCGAGCGCTTCGGCGAACAGCCGCCGCGCCCGCCGCACTGGGGCGGCTACCGCCTGAAGCCCACCGCCTTCGAATTCTGGCAAGGCCGGCCTTCGCGCCTGCATGACCGCCTGCGCTATGTCGCCGACGGCCAGGCCTGGAAGATCGAACGCCTGTCGCCTTGA
- a CDS encoding gamma-glutamylcyclotransferase: MNMLSSPPAAGNSGASLPFRLWTAQERQESLDEALRHWQSGEDVWVYGYGSLIWRPDFDFVERRLATLRGHHRALCLWSRVNRGTPECPGLVFGLDRGGSCRGVVYRLAGDQVPTYFPALWEREMSTGAYLPRWINCATDTGTVRALVFIMNRDNPAYIRALPEPELLAIVRRAAGRYGPCTEYVVQTAQALRAAGIHDARLDAIARRLELDAHTLPEGA, encoded by the coding sequence GTGAACATGCTGTCCTCTCCTCCCGCCGCCGGCAATTCCGGCGCCAGCCTGCCCTTTCGTCTTTGGACTGCGCAAGAGCGGCAGGAATCGCTGGACGAGGCCCTGCGCCACTGGCAATCGGGCGAAGACGTGTGGGTCTACGGCTACGGTTCCCTGATCTGGCGGCCCGACTTCGATTTCGTCGAGCGCCGGCTGGCGACCCTGCGCGGCCACCACCGGGCGCTATGCCTGTGGTCGCGGGTCAACCGCGGCACCCCGGAATGCCCGGGTTTGGTATTCGGCCTGGACCGGGGAGGCTCCTGCCGCGGGGTGGTCTACCGCCTGGCGGGCGACCAGGTGCCGACCTATTTCCCCGCGCTCTGGGAGCGCGAGATGTCCACCGGCGCCTATCTGCCCCGCTGGATCAACTGCGCCACCGATACCGGCACCGTGCGGGCGCTGGTCTTCATCATGAACCGGGACAATCCGGCCTACATCCGCGCCCTGCCCGAGCCCGAGCTGCTGGCCATCGTGCGCCGCGCCGCCGGCCGCTATGGCCCCTGCACCGAATATGTGGTGCAGACCGCCCAGGCGCTGCGCGCCGCCGGCATCCATGACGCCCGCCTGGACGCCATCGCGCGCCGGCTGGAGCTGGACGCGCACACGCTGCCGGAAGGCGCCTGA
- a CDS encoding flavin reductase family protein encodes MTASSPDFDAAFFRTALGRYATGVTVVTTADPDGAPIGLTVSSFNSVSLNPPLVLWSLSRSSSSLAAFEQCERYVVNVLGAEQIALARRFATGKTPDRYAGLTVHHAPGGTPMLDGHCAAWFECHNRSRYVEGDHVIMVGEVERCGHSGEPPLVFHAGGFDLTPAGARSERKTP; translated from the coding sequence ATGACCGCCTCCTCCCCTGATTTTGACGCCGCCTTTTTCCGCACCGCGCTGGGCCGTTACGCCACGGGCGTGACGGTCGTGACGACCGCCGACCCCGATGGCGCGCCCATCGGCCTGACGGTCAGCTCCTTCAATTCCGTGTCGCTGAACCCGCCGCTGGTGCTGTGGAGCCTGTCGCGCAGTTCGTCGTCGCTGGCGGCCTTCGAGCAGTGCGAGCGCTACGTCGTCAACGTACTGGGCGCGGAGCAGATCGCGCTGGCGCGCCGCTTCGCCACCGGCAAGACGCCGGACCGCTACGCCGGGCTGACGGTGCACCACGCGCCGGGCGGCACGCCCATGCTGGACGGCCATTGCGCCGCCTGGTTCGAATGCCACAACCGCAGCCGCTATGTCGAGGGCGACCACGTCATCATGGTGGGCGAAGTGGAGCGCTGCGGCCATAGCGGCGAGCCGCCACTGGTCTTCCATGCCGGCGGTTTCGACCTGACCCCGGCAGGCGCCCGTTCGGAAAGGAAAACGCCATGA
- the purU gene encoding formyltetrahydrofolate deformylase: MQHNDYILTLSCPDRTGIVYRVSGLLFELGCNILDSQQFGDEETGRFFLRVHFDVPAGVSVDDLRARLDGMSAEYGMELKLHDARRKERLLIMVSKQGHCLNDLLFRVHSGHLHAEVAAIVSNHNDYASLAASYGIPFHYLPVTADTKAEQEKQVLALVDQEGIDLVVLARYMQILSEDMCRALNGRAINIHHSFLPSFKGARPYHQAHARGVKIIGATAHYVTSDLDEGPIIDQDIERVDHTMTAQDLTQVGSDIESLVLSRAVRSHVEHRILLNRNKTVVFR, from the coding sequence ATGCAGCACAACGACTACATCCTGACCCTGTCCTGCCCCGACCGCACGGGCATCGTGTACCGCGTCAGCGGCCTGTTGTTCGAATTGGGCTGCAACATCCTGGATTCGCAGCAGTTCGGCGACGAAGAGACCGGCCGCTTCTTCCTGCGCGTGCACTTCGACGTGCCGGCGGGCGTGTCCGTGGATGATTTGCGGGCGCGGCTGGATGGCATGTCCGCCGAGTACGGCATGGAGCTGAAGCTGCATGACGCCCGCCGCAAGGAACGCCTGCTGATCATGGTCAGCAAGCAGGGGCACTGCCTGAACGACCTGCTGTTCCGCGTGCATAGCGGCCATCTGCATGCCGAAGTAGCCGCCATCGTCTCGAATCACAACGACTACGCCAGCCTGGCCGCTTCCTACGGCATCCCGTTCCACTACCTGCCGGTCACCGCCGACACCAAGGCGGAACAGGAAAAGCAGGTGCTGGCCCTGGTCGATCAGGAAGGCATCGACCTGGTGGTGCTGGCCCGCTACATGCAGATCCTGTCGGAAGACATGTGCCGCGCGCTGAACGGCCGCGCCATCAACATCCATCACAGCTTCCTGCCCAGCTTCAAGGGCGCCCGTCCCTACCACCAGGCGCATGCGCGCGGCGTCAAGATCATCGGCGCCACCGCCCACTACGTGACCTCGGACCTGGACGAAGGCCCCATCATCGACCAGGACATCGAACGCGTGGACCACACGATGACCGCCCAGGACCTGACCCAGGTCGGCAGCGACATCGAATCCCTGGTGCTGTCGCGCGCCGTGCGCAGCCACGTCGAGCACCGCATCCTGCTCAACCGCAACAAGACCGTCGTCTTCCGCTAG
- a CDS encoding MFS transporter produces MSTSHRSPSSSPSSPEFSGAVLLCLLAMMNHVALTGGRITVSLTALQMGLSTFKVGTLVAVFAVLPMLFSVRAGRWVDRVGIVRPLVIGTALVASGTALPFISQTQFALLIASCCIGIGFMLHQVATQDLLGHAEPAQRLRNFSFMSLALAGSGFSGPLIAGLAIDHLGTRLAFGLLTLGPLISAGGLYVLRHQLKAVDSQLSGKKEAEKRRVTELLEVPALRRILMVNTILSGAWDTHLFVVPIFGVAIGLSATTIGIILASFAAATFVIRLILPFIQRRVRSWTLVRVAMATAAIDFMLYPLFTDVNVLIVLSFILGLALGCCQPSMLSLLHQHSPPGRAAEAVGLRMALINGSQVSLPLTFGALGAVIGVAPLFWAYSVALMAGGWANRNPPIESERKA; encoded by the coding sequence GTGTCCACTTCTCATAGATCCCCCTCTTCGTCACCCAGTTCCCCAGAGTTTTCCGGGGCGGTGCTTTTGTGCCTCCTGGCCATGATGAACCACGTGGCGCTCACAGGGGGACGGATCACCGTCTCACTCACCGCGCTGCAGATGGGGCTGTCGACCTTCAAGGTGGGCACGCTGGTTGCGGTGTTCGCGGTACTGCCCATGCTGTTCTCGGTGCGCGCCGGCCGCTGGGTCGACCGGGTCGGCATCGTGCGGCCGCTGGTCATCGGCACGGCCCTGGTCGCCTCCGGCACCGCGCTGCCCTTCATCTCCCAGACCCAGTTCGCCCTGCTGATTGCCTCCTGTTGCATCGGTATCGGCTTCATGTTGCATCAGGTCGCCACGCAGGATCTGCTGGGCCACGCCGAACCGGCGCAGCGGCTGCGCAATTTTTCCTTCATGTCGCTGGCGCTGGCGGGGTCCGGATTCTCGGGCCCGCTGATCGCCGGGCTGGCCATCGACCATCTGGGCACGCGCCTGGCCTTCGGCCTGCTGACCTTGGGTCCGCTGATTTCGGCGGGCGGGCTTTATGTGTTGCGTCACCAATTGAAGGCAGTGGATTCGCAGCTGTCAGGCAAAAAAGAGGCCGAAAAGCGGCGCGTTACCGAATTGCTGGAAGTGCCGGCATTGCGCCGCATATTGATGGTCAACACGATTTTGTCCGGCGCGTGGGACACCCATTTGTTCGTCGTGCCCATTTTCGGCGTCGCCATCGGCCTGTCAGCGACCACGATCGGCATCATTCTTGCGTCCTTCGCGGCGGCTACTTTCGTTATCCGCCTGATATTGCCCTTCATCCAGCGCCGCGTGCGGTCCTGGACGCTGGTGCGGGTAGCGATGGCGACAGCAGCCATCGATTTCATGCTTTACCCGCTGTTCACCGACGTTAACGTCCTGATCGTGTTGTCTTTCATCCTCGGTCTGGCCTTGGGCTGCTGCCAGCCGAGCATGCTCTCGCTGCTGCACCAGCATTCTCCGCCAGGCCGCGCCGCCGAGGCCGTGGGCCTGCGGATGGCCCTGATCAACGGCTCGCAGGTGTCCCTGCCGTTGACCTTCGGCGCGCTCGGTGCGGTAATTGGCGTTGCCCCCCTCTTCTGGGCGTACTCCGTGGCCCTGATGGCCGGAGGCTGGGCCAACCGCAATCCCCCGATCGAATCTGAACGCAAAGCGTAG
- a CDS encoding efflux RND transporter periplasmic adaptor subunit: protein MKKSRSKFKRYSLIAVLLLLAVFGVRAAFFSATPPPTFAVAEVTRADLEDSVLASGTIDAIERVSVGAQATGQLKSLKVALGDRVKKGQLVAEIDDMTQQNELRNAEAALQTRRAERAAKVATLKQAELAFRRQRQMLAADASSREAYESAEATLGVTRAEIASLDAQIAQAEIQVDTARVNLGYTRIVSPIDGMVVAVVTKEGQTVNSIQSAPTIIKVAQVDTMTIKAQISEADVTRVKPGLPVYFTILGEPDERYRAQLRAVEPAPDSVQKDDATSSLTGSASGSSTTAAVYYNGLFDVPNPDEKLRISMTAQVFIVLGEAKDTVVVPASALGKRGQDGRYAVRVVLKDNKTETRQVRIGMNNNVQAQVLEGLEVGERVVSADAAPAATPGA from the coding sequence ATGAAAAAGTCCCGCAGCAAGTTCAAGCGCTACTCCCTGATCGCCGTTTTGCTCCTGTTAGCCGTGTTCGGCGTGCGCGCCGCGTTCTTCTCCGCGACGCCGCCGCCCACTTTCGCGGTGGCCGAGGTCACGCGCGCCGATCTTGAAGACAGCGTGCTGGCCAGCGGCACCATCGACGCCATCGAACGCGTCAGCGTCGGCGCCCAGGCCACCGGCCAGCTGAAGTCCCTGAAGGTGGCGCTGGGCGACCGCGTCAAAAAGGGCCAGCTGGTGGCCGAGATCGACGACATGACCCAGCAGAACGAGCTGCGCAACGCCGAGGCCGCCCTGCAGACCCGCCGCGCCGAGCGGGCCGCCAAGGTCGCCACGCTGAAGCAGGCCGAGCTGGCCTTCCGCCGCCAGCGGCAGATGCTGGCGGCCGACGCCAGTTCGCGCGAGGCCTACGAGAGCGCCGAGGCGACGCTGGGCGTGACCCGCGCCGAGATCGCCTCGCTGGACGCGCAGATCGCGCAGGCCGAGATCCAGGTCGACACCGCCCGCGTCAACCTGGGCTACACCCGCATCGTCTCGCCCATCGACGGCATGGTGGTCGCGGTGGTGACCAAGGAAGGCCAGACCGTCAACTCCATCCAGAGCGCGCCCACCATCATCAAAGTGGCTCAGGTCGACACCATGACCATCAAGGCGCAGATCTCGGAAGCCGACGTCACCCGCGTGAAGCCGGGCTTGCCGGTGTACTTCACCATCCTGGGCGAGCCCGACGAGCGCTACCGCGCCCAGCTGCGCGCGGTGGAACCGGCGCCGGATTCGGTGCAGAAGGACGACGCGACGTCTTCCCTGACCGGATCGGCCAGCGGCAGCTCCACCACCGCCGCCGTCTACTACAACGGCCTGTTCGACGTGCCCAACCCGGACGAGAAGCTGCGCATCTCCATGACCGCCCAGGTCTTCATCGTGCTGGGCGAGGCCAAGGACACGGTGGTGGTGCCGGCCTCGGCGCTGGGCAAGCGCGGCCAGGACGGCCGCTACGCCGTGCGCGTGGTCCTGAAGGACAACAAGACCGAAACGCGCCAGGTCAGGATAGGCATGAACAACAACGTCCAGGCGCAGGTGCTGGAAGGGCTGGAGGTGGGCGAGCGCGTCGTGTCGGCGGATGCCGCGCCGGCCGCCACGCCGGGAGCCTGA
- a CDS encoding SulP family inorganic anion transporter, with protein sequence MEIPFSFHPRLFDALRDYDRVRFAQDLGAGLTVAVVALPLAMAFAIGSGLKPEAGLFTSIIAGFLIALLGGSRVQIGGPAGAFIVIVYDIVQQYGVANLIIATALSGVLLFVMGLLRLGTLVRFIPVAVIIGFTNGIAVLIALSQVKDFLGLAIPKMPGDFFGILGALGSHLSSLNPWAAGIALLSLAVIVGWQRWLPKWGGQRAARLARVPGSIIALVLATAAVAVFGLPVETIGSRFGGIPAALPDFTLPAFSWESARFLLMPTITLAALGAIESLLCARVADGMIGDRHDPNQELMAQGVANFVTPFFGGMPATGTIARTVTNVKSGATSPVAGMVHALVLLVVMLAAAPLAASIPLATLAAILMFVAWNMGEWREFARLKSYRLPYRITLVSVFVLTVVFDLTVAVEFGIFAACLTFIYRISSLSRAERITAAEQPLLAGMDGKIEVWRLYGTVFFGATKLVESLEDRLPARALVLDLKNVIYVDSTGAEALEALSKACETRGVALIVSGLMGQPQDIVRRVGLYKRLQGHLQPDVAGATAAALALEAEGG encoded by the coding sequence GTGGAAATTCCTTTTTCGTTTCATCCGCGTCTTTTCGACGCGTTGCGCGATTACGACCGTGTCCGCTTCGCCCAGGACCTGGGCGCGGGCCTCACCGTGGCCGTGGTCGCGCTGCCCCTGGCCATGGCCTTCGCCATCGGGTCGGGCCTCAAGCCCGAGGCCGGGCTGTTCACTTCCATCATCGCGGGCTTCCTGATCGCCCTGCTGGGTGGCAGCCGGGTGCAGATCGGCGGACCGGCGGGCGCCTTCATCGTCATCGTTTACGACATCGTGCAGCAGTACGGCGTGGCCAATCTGATCATCGCCACGGCGCTGTCCGGCGTGCTGCTGTTCGTGATGGGGCTGCTCAGGCTGGGCACGCTGGTGCGTTTCATCCCGGTGGCGGTGATCATCGGCTTCACCAACGGCATTGCGGTGCTGATCGCGCTGTCGCAGGTCAAGGATTTCCTGGGCCTGGCGATCCCCAAGATGCCGGGTGACTTCTTCGGCATCCTGGGCGCGCTGGGCAGCCATCTGTCCTCGCTGAATCCCTGGGCGGCCGGCATCGCGCTGCTGTCGCTGGCGGTGATCGTCGGCTGGCAGCGCTGGCTGCCTAAATGGGGCGGCCAGCGGGCGGCCAGGCTGGCCCGCGTGCCGGGCTCGATCATCGCGCTGGTGCTGGCGACCGCGGCGGTGGCAGTGTTCGGCCTGCCCGTGGAAACCATCGGCAGCCGCTTCGGCGGCATTCCGGCCGCGCTGCCGGATTTCACGTTGCCTGCGTTCAGTTGGGAGTCGGCCCGCTTCCTGCTCATGCCCACCATCACGCTTGCGGCGCTGGGCGCCATCGAGTCGCTGCTGTGCGCGCGGGTGGCCGACGGCATGATAGGCGACCGGCACGACCCCAACCAGGAGCTGATGGCCCAGGGCGTCGCCAACTTCGTCACGCCGTTCTTCGGTGGCATGCCGGCCACGGGCACGATTGCGCGCACCGTGACCAATGTGAAAAGCGGCGCCACCAGCCCCGTCGCGGGCATGGTGCACGCGCTGGTGCTCCTCGTGGTGATGCTGGCGGCGGCGCCCCTGGCGGCCTCGATACCGCTGGCCACCCTGGCGGCCATCCTGATGTTCGTGGCCTGGAACATGGGCGAATGGCGCGAGTTCGCGCGGCTCAAGAGCTACCGGCTGCCGTACCGGATCACGCTGGTGTCGGTGTTCGTGCTGACGGTGGTCTTCGACCTGACGGTCGCGGTCGAATTCGGCATTTTCGCCGCCTGCCTGACCTTCATTTACCGCATCTCCAGCCTGTCGCGCGCCGAGCGCATCACGGCCGCCGAGCAGCCCTTGCTGGCTGGCATGGATGGAAAGATCGAGGTCTGGCGCCTGTACGGCACCGTCTTCTTCGGCGCGACCAAGCTGGTGGAATCGCTGGAAGACCGCCTGCCGGCCCGGGCGCTGGTGCTGGACCTGAAGAACGTGATCTACGTGGATTCGACCGGCGCCGAAGCGCTCGAAGCACTGAGCAAGGCGTGCGAGACGCGTGGCGTGGCGCTGATCGTCTCGGGCCTGATGGGGCAGCCGCAGGACATCGTGCGCCGCGTCGGCCTGTACAAGCGACTGCAAGGTCATCTGCAGCCCGACGTGGCGGGCGCCACGGCTGCCGCCCTGGCGCTGGAGGCCGAGGGCGGTTAG
- a CDS encoding NAD(P)/FAD-dependent oxidoreductase, with protein MSVDVDCVVIGAGVVGLAIARALAQSEREVLVAEATEAIGTGTSSRNSEVIHAGIYYPAGSLKARLCVRGKHLLYSYCAERGVPYKRLGKLIVATDTEQAAQLEGIAQRARANGVDDLQFISGEDAMRLEPALRCAAALSSPSTGIVDSHALMLSFQGDAENAGAQCVFHTPLESARVRPEGGFELQFGGDDAMTLSCNVLINSAGLHAPALARRIEGLPASSIPQDYLCKGSYFTLSGRAPFSRLIYPVPQHAGLGVHLTLDLGGQAKFGPDTEWVETEDYTLDPARAEVFYEAVRSYWPALPDDALAPGYTGIRPKISGPHEPAADFVIAGPAAHGVPGLVNLFGIESPGLTSSLALAEETLARLNG; from the coding sequence ATGAGCGTGGATGTGGATTGCGTCGTCATCGGCGCGGGCGTGGTGGGCCTGGCGATCGCGCGCGCGCTGGCCCAGTCCGAACGCGAGGTGTTGGTGGCGGAAGCCACCGAGGCCATCGGCACCGGCACCAGCTCGCGCAACTCCGAAGTCATACACGCCGGCATCTACTACCCGGCAGGCAGCCTCAAGGCGCGCCTCTGCGTGCGCGGCAAGCACCTGCTTTATTCCTATTGCGCCGAGCGCGGCGTGCCCTATAAACGCCTGGGCAAGCTCATCGTCGCCACCGACACCGAGCAGGCCGCGCAACTCGAAGGCATCGCCCAGCGCGCCCGCGCCAACGGCGTCGACGATCTGCAATTCATCTCCGGCGAGGACGCCATGCGCCTGGAGCCCGCGCTGCGCTGCGCCGCGGCGCTGTCCTCGCCGTCCACCGGCATCGTCGACAGCCATGCGTTGATGCTCTCGTTCCAGGGCGACGCCGAAAACGCGGGCGCCCAGTGCGTCTTCCACACGCCGCTGGAGTCGGCCCGCGTCCGTCCCGAGGGCGGCTTCGAGCTGCAATTCGGCGGCGACGACGCCATGACCCTGAGCTGCAACGTGCTGATCAATTCCGCCGGCCTGCACGCGCCGGCGCTGGCGCGCCGCATCGAGGGCCTGCCCGCGTCCAGCATCCCCCAGGATTACCTGTGCAAGGGCAGCTATTTCACGCTGTCTGGCCGCGCGCCGTTCTCGCGCCTGATCTACCCGGTGCCGCAGCATGCCGGCCTGGGCGTGCACCTGACGCTGGATCTGGGCGGCCAGGCCAAGTTCGGCCCCGACACCGAATGGGTCGAAACCGAGGACTACACGCTGGACCCGGCCCGCGCCGAAGTCTTCTACGAGGCCGTGCGCAGCTATTGGCCGGCCCTGCCCGATGACGCGCTGGCGCCCGGCTACACCGGCATCCGCCCCAAGATCTCCGGCCCGCACGAGCCCGCGGCCGATTTCGTCATCGCCGGCCCGGCCGCGCATGGCGTGCCCGGCCTGGTGAACCTGTTCGGCATAGAATCCCCGGGGCTGACCTCCAGCCTGGCCCTGGCCGAAGAGACCCTGGCCCGTCTGAACGGATGA
- a CDS encoding MacB family efflux pump subunit, whose amino-acid sequence MSGPLISLKGVRREFPAGEQTIAVLKDINLAIESGEMVAIVGASGSGKSTLMNILGCLDRPTRGDYRVDGRSTGELDPDELAELRREHFGFIFQRYHLLSDLTAQGNVEVPAVYAGKRREARLARADELLRRLGLGDRTGHRPGQLSGGQQQRVSIARALMNGGDIILADEPTGALDTHTGQEVLRILEELNAAGHTIIIVTHDMNVARHAQRIIEISDGEIVADKRNPDAPRTERIKEDAPALAARPVWQAYLDRCREALRMALLAMNAHRLRTSLTMLGIIIGIAAVVSVVALGEGSRRKILDDISEIGTNTVEIFPGKDFGDEKAVNIRTLVPADADALARESYVDSVTPEVSTSNTLRYRNVSVTGVIQGVGEQYFRVRAIKLAQGKFFDETSVLRRAQEVVIDDATRRKLFGSHTEPIGQVVFLGSMPARVIGVTQKKETVFGSNDSLNVWVPYTTALSRVLGQQHLKSITVRVNDASPPAAAEQAIVRVLTRRHVTKDFFVFNTDAIRKTIERTTATMTLLVSMIALISLMVGGIGVMNIMLVSVTERTREIGVRMAVGARRSDIMQQFLIEAVLVCLIGGAIGIVLSLGLGVLVSKATRGSFQMIYSTTSMVAAFSCSTLIGVLFGYLPARNAARLDPVEALARE is encoded by the coding sequence ATGAGCGGGCCTCTGATCTCGCTTAAGGGCGTGCGCCGCGAGTTTCCCGCGGGCGAGCAGACCATCGCGGTCCTGAAGGACATCAACCTGGCCATCGAGTCCGGCGAGATGGTGGCGATCGTGGGCGCGTCCGGGTCGGGCAAGTCCACGCTCATGAACATCCTGGGCTGCCTGGACCGTCCCACCCGCGGCGATTACCGGGTCGACGGGCGCAGCACGGGTGAGCTGGACCCGGACGAACTGGCCGAACTGCGCCGCGAGCACTTCGGCTTCATCTTCCAGCGTTACCACCTGCTGTCGGACCTGACCGCGCAGGGCAACGTCGAGGTGCCGGCCGTCTACGCCGGCAAGCGGCGCGAGGCGCGCCTGGCGCGTGCCGACGAACTGCTGCGGCGGCTGGGCCTGGGCGACAGGACCGGGCATCGGCCCGGGCAGCTGTCCGGCGGCCAGCAGCAGCGCGTCAGCATCGCGCGCGCGCTGATGAATGGCGGTGACATCATCCTGGCCGACGAGCCGACCGGCGCGCTGGACACGCACACCGGCCAGGAGGTGCTGCGCATCCTGGAAGAACTGAACGCGGCCGGCCATACCATCATCATCGTCACGCACGACATGAACGTGGCGCGCCACGCCCAGCGCATCATCGAGATCAGCGACGGCGAGATCGTCGCCGACAAGCGCAATCCCGACGCGCCGCGGACCGAGCGCATCAAGGAAGACGCGCCGGCGCTGGCCGCGCGGCCCGTCTGGCAGGCTTACCTGGACCGTTGCCGCGAGGCGCTGCGCATGGCGCTATTGGCCATGAACGCGCACCGGCTGCGCACCTCGCTGACGATGCTGGGCATCATCATCGGCATCGCGGCCGTGGTGTCGGTGGTGGCGCTGGGCGAAGGCTCGCGCCGCAAGATCCTGGACGACATCAGCGAAATCGGCACCAACACGGTGGAGATATTTCCGGGCAAGGACTTCGGTGACGAGAAGGCCGTGAATATCCGCACCCTGGTGCCGGCCGACGCCGACGCCCTGGCGCGCGAGTCCTATGTGGACAGCGTCACGCCGGAAGTCTCGACCAGCAACACGCTGCGCTATCGCAACGTGTCGGTGACCGGCGTGATCCAGGGCGTGGGCGAGCAATATTTCCGCGTGCGCGCCATCAAGCTGGCCCAGGGCAAGTTCTTCGACGAAACCAGCGTGTTGCGGCGCGCGCAGGAAGTGGTGATCGATGACGCCACCCGGCGCAAGCTGTTCGGTTCGCATACCGAGCCCATCGGGCAAGTGGTATTTCTGGGATCGATGCCGGCGCGCGTGATCGGGGTGACGCAAAAGAAGGAAACCGTCTTCGGCAGCAATGACTCGTTGAACGTCTGGGTTCCCTACACCACGGCGCTGTCGCGCGTGCTGGGCCAGCAGCATCTGAAGAGCATCACGGTGCGCGTCAATGACGCTTCGCCGCCCGCCGCGGCGGAACAGGCCATCGTGCGCGTGCTGACGCGGCGCCACGTGACCAAGGATTTCTTCGTGTTCAACACGGACGCGATCCGCAAGACCATCGAACGCACCACCGCGACCATGACGCTGCTGGTGTCCATGATTGCGCTCATCTCGCTGATGGTGGGCGGCATCGGGGTCATGAACATCATGCTGGTTTCCGTGACCGAGCGTACCCGCGAGATCGGCGTGCGCATGGCGGTGGGGGCGCGGCGCAGCGACATCATGCAGCAGTTCCTGATTGAAGCGGTGCTGGTGTGCCTGATAGGCGGCGCCATCGGCATCGTGCTGTCGCTGGGGCTGGGCGTGCTGGTTTCCAAGGCGACGCGCGGGTCGTTCCAGATGATCTATTCCACGACATCGATGGTGGCGGCGTTCAGCTGCTCGACCTTGATCGGTGTGCTTTTTGGCTATTTGCCGGCGCGCAATGCGGCGCGTCTGGATCCCGTCGAGGCCCTGGCCCGGGAATGA
- a CDS encoding LysR family transcriptional regulator: MDLDPRLLRYFIAVAEERHFSRAATRLHISQPPLSYAIRQLEDNVGARLLTRTSRHVELTDAGQVLYREALTLLRQAEEVRTLVQRVDAGLRGRLRIGFVGSMLYRGLPALLNAMRAGLPDVEHVLTELNSHDQIEAVRRGEQDLGFIHANPVPPGVLARDLMAEPFVVCLPQAHPLASRESLRLAELAADDFVFFARAASPSYYETVLSMCVSAGFMPVIRHEVRHWLSVASLVSQGLGVSIVPACLSRSGLAGTRFIAFEHAARSVSQMIWPEAGRTPLQEKAVEMAGRHGWESPETP; encoded by the coding sequence ATGGACCTGGATCCGCGCCTGTTGCGCTATTTCATCGCCGTGGCCGAAGAACGCCACTTCAGCCGCGCGGCCACGCGGCTGCACATTTCCCAGCCGCCGCTCAGCTACGCCATCCGCCAACTGGAGGACAACGTCGGCGCGCGCCTGCTGACCCGCACCAGCCGCCATGTCGAACTGACTGACGCCGGCCAGGTGCTGTACCGGGAAGCCCTGACGCTGCTGCGCCAGGCGGAAGAGGTGCGCACGCTGGTGCAGCGCGTGGACGCGGGCCTGCGCGGGCGGCTGCGCATCGGCTTCGTGGGTTCTATGCTGTACCGCGGCCTGCCGGCGCTGCTCAACGCCATGCGCGCCGGGCTGCCGGACGTGGAACACGTGCTGACCGAATTGAATTCCCATGACCAGATCGAGGCCGTGCGCCGCGGCGAGCAGGACCTGGGCTTCATCCACGCCAATCCGGTGCCGCCAGGCGTGCTGGCGCGCGACTTGATGGCCGAGCCTTTCGTGGTGTGCCTGCCGCAGGCGCATCCGTTGGCCAGCCGGGAATCCCTGCGGCTGGCGGAATTGGCCGCGGACGATTTCGTGTTCTTCGCCCGGGCCGCTTCGCCCAGTTATTACGAGACGGTGCTGTCCATGTGCGTGTCGGCCGGCTTCATGCCCGTGATCCGGCACGAGGTCCGGCACTGGCTGAGCGTGGCGTCGCTGGTGTCGCAGGGACTGGGCGTGTCCATCGTGCCGGCCTGCCTGTCGCGCAGCGGGCTGGCGGGGACGCGCTTCATCGCCTTCGAGCACGCGGCCCGCTCGGTCAGCCAGATGATCTGGCCCGAGGCCGGACGTACGCCGCTGCAGGAAAAAGCGGTGGAAATGGCGGGGAGGCATGGCTGGGAGTCCCCGGAAACCCCGTGA